The stretch of DNA CGGCCCCATACGTCAGATCAGGGAATCGGTGATGCCTTCGCGGGCTTCCCAGGCTGCCCGCACCGGGGCGAAGGAGCGCCGATGAATGGGGGTAGGCCCAAGGCGCGCCAGGGCTTCGAGGTGCACCGGCGTAGGGTAGCCCTTGTGCCCTCCTATCCCATACCCCGGATAGATCAGCTCGAACGCGCTCATCTCCCGGTCGCGGGTAACCTTGGCCAGGATCGATGCTGCGGCAATTGCCGGCACCTGGCTATCACCCTTGACCACCGGCGCAGCCGGCACCGACAGTTTCGGGCAACGGTTGCCGTCGATCAGTGCCAGCTTCGGGGTAACGTGCAGCCCTTCCACCGCTCGCTGCATGGCCAGCATGGTGGCCTGCAGGATGTTCAGCCGGTCGATTTCCTCGACTTCGGCGCGGGCGATGCAGAAGCTCAGGGCTTTTTCGCAGATCTCGTCGAACAGCGCCTCGCGCTTGGCTTCAGTGAGTTTCTTCGAATCGTTCAAGCCCAGAATCGGCCGCGCCGGGTCGAGAATCACCGCAGCCGTGACCACCGCACCGCACAGGGGGCCGCGGCCTACTTCGTCTACGCCGGCAACCAGGTCTTCGACCAGGTTGAAGTCCAGTCCAATCTGCATGTCAGCGGTCCTTGAGCAGGGCCAGCACCGCGTCGGCCGCCTGGTTGGAGGCGTCGCGGCGCAGGGTACGGTGAATCTCGTCGAAGCGTTCGGTCTGCTGAGCGCCGTCGGTGACCAGCGGCGCCAAGGTCTGTGCCAAGGCTTCGCTGGTCGCGGCTTCCTGCAGCAGCTCAGGCACCAGCTCGCGCTGGGCGAGCAGGTTGGGCAGCGATACGTAAGGGCTTTTCACCAGACGCTTGAGAATCCAGTAGGTCAGCGGGGCCAGGCGATAGGCCACGACCATCGGGCGCTTGTACAGCAGCGCCTCCAGCGTGGCGGTGCCAGAGGCGATCAGCACCGCGTCACAGGCAGCCAACGCTCGGTGCGACTGGCCATCGAGCAAGGTCAACGGCAGATCGCGGCCTTCGAGCATCTGCTCGACCTGGGCACGACGCGCCGCGTTGGCACACGGCAACACAAAACGCACGCCAGGCACCAGCTCGCGCAGGCGCTGGGCGGCGTCGAGGAACAGTGCCCCCAGGCGCCCGACCTCACCACCACGGCTACCCGGCATCAACGCGACCACCGGCCCATCAGCCAGGCCCAACTCGCTACGCGCTGCCTGACGGTCTGCCGCCAACGGAATGGTATCGGCCAGCGGGTGGCCGACGAACCGCACCGGTACGCCCTGCTCCTCATAGAAGCGTGCTTCGAACGGCAGCAGCGTGAGCATCAGGTCGCAACCTTCGCGAATCTTCAGCACGCGCTTCTGCCGCCACGCCCAGACCGACGGGCTGACGTAATGGACGGTCTTGATCCCCGCCTGGCGCAGTTTCAGTTCGATATTGAGGGTGAAATCGGGGGCGTCGATACCAATGAACACATCGGGCTTTTCGCCGATCAGGGTCTGGATCAATGCCTTGCGGCGCTTTAGCAGCTCACGCAGGCGCCCCAGCACCTCGACCAGCCCCATGACCGCGAGGCGCTCCATGGGGAAGTATGACTGAAGACCTTCGGCCTCCATCAACGGGCCACCCACACCGATAAAACGGACGTCGGGATGGCGCGCCTTGAGGGCGCGCATCAGCCCGGAACCAAGAATATCGCCGCTGGCCTCACCTGCGACCAGGGCTACGCAAAGCTGCGCCATGTCAGCGGGTAATGCCGCGGGCGGAGTTCACGATCGACTGGCGGAACAGCTCGACCTGCTCGTACTTGGCAGCCAGCTCGTCCAGTTCCTTGATTGCCTCTTCCACGGTCAAGCCCTGGCGATAGACGATCTTGTAGGACCGGCGCAGGGCATGGATGACCTCATCGCTGAAGCCACGGCGGCGCATGCCTTCGAAGTTCATGCTGCGGGCCTCGGCAGGGCTGCCGAACACCGTGACGAAAGCAGGTACATCCTTGCCAATCGCCGTGCCCATCCCGGAGAACGCATGGGCGCCAATATGGCAGTACTGGTGCACCAGGGTGAAACCGGACAGGATCGCCCAATCGCCCACGTGCACATGCCCGGCCAGCGCCGTGTTGTTGACCAGGATGCAGTGGTTGCCAATGACGCTGTCGTGACCAATGTGGGCATAGGCCATGATCAGGTTGTGATCACCCAGGGTGGTTTCCGCACGATCCTGGACCGTACCACGGTGAATGGTCACGCCTTCTCGGATCACGTTGTGGTCGCCGATCACCAGACGCGTCGGCTCACCCTTGTACTTGAGGTCAGGGGTGTCTTCGCCAATCGAGGAAAACTGGTAGATGCGGTTGTGCTTGCCAATCCGGGTCGGCCCTTTGAGCACCACGTGCGGGCCAATGACCGTACCCTCGCCGATTTCGACATCCGGGCCGA from Pseudomonas putida encodes:
- the rnhB gene encoding ribonuclease HII; protein product: MQIGLDFNLVEDLVAGVDEVGRGPLCGAVVTAAVILDPARPILGLNDSKKLTEAKREALFDEICEKALSFCIARAEVEEIDRLNILQATMLAMQRAVEGLHVTPKLALIDGNRCPKLSVPAAPVVKGDSQVPAIAAASILAKVTRDREMSAFELIYPGYGIGGHKGYPTPVHLEALARLGPTPIHRRSFAPVRAAWEAREGITDSLI
- the lpxB gene encoding lipid-A-disaccharide synthase; translation: MAQLCVALVAGEASGDILGSGLMRALKARHPDVRFIGVGGPLMEAEGLQSYFPMERLAVMGLVEVLGRLRELLKRRKALIQTLIGEKPDVFIGIDAPDFTLNIELKLRQAGIKTVHYVSPSVWAWRQKRVLKIREGCDLMLTLLPFEARFYEEQGVPVRFVGHPLADTIPLAADRQAARSELGLADGPVVALMPGSRGGEVGRLGALFLDAAQRLRELVPGVRFVLPCANAARRAQVEQMLEGRDLPLTLLDGQSHRALAACDAVLIASGTATLEALLYKRPMVVAYRLAPLTYWILKRLVKSPYVSLPNLLAQRELVPELLQEAATSEALAQTLAPLVTDGAQQTERFDEIHRTLRRDASNQAADAVLALLKDR
- the lpxA gene encoding acyl-ACP--UDP-N-acetylglucosamine O-acyltransferase — protein: MSSIDPRAIIDPSAKLADGVEVGPWSIVGPDVEIGEGTVIGPHVVLKGPTRIGKHNRIYQFSSIGEDTPDLKYKGEPTRLVIGDHNVIREGVTIHRGTVQDRAETTLGDHNLIMAYAHIGHDSVIGNHCILVNNTALAGHVHVGDWAILSGFTLVHQYCHIGAHAFSGMGTAIGKDVPAFVTVFGSPAEARSMNFEGMRRRGFSDEVIHALRRSYKIVYRQGLTVEEAIKELDELAAKYEQVELFRQSIVNSARGITR